The following are encoded together in the Zingiber officinale cultivar Zhangliang chromosome 8A, Zo_v1.1, whole genome shotgun sequence genome:
- the LOC122010470 gene encoding subtilisin-like protease SBT4.3, which yields MLAGGGAGGRRCWMDAALEGGGAGCQEASAFVRRRRWRSTLEMALYLLEVGGGGRPQATREAREGSGAGGREGGDAGRASSNEERKVYIVYMGAQHSSQYPTYELHLNLLKEILVNCSPSESLVYSYQRSFSGFAAKLSIDEAEKLNDMEGIISVFPSKTLKLRTTRSWDFLNFSQRVNRNPTLENDIIIGMIDTGIWPESKSFSGKGLRPPPRKWKGACVNMTCNNKIIGARYYNSLSDYMLSEPSPRDFQGHGTHTASIAAGRTVSHASLYGLAKGMARGAVPSAKLAVYKVCWWFGCTDQDILAAFDDAISDGVDIISLSVAHAIAADYFQDSIAIGAFHAMANGILTSTAAGNAGPYRGTVSNVAPWTLVAAASSIDRHIIDKVVTGNHVSTLGASVNTFATKNRDDHPLIYMQGNATILPGDCTALPDINMVKGKIVLCKYFYDEIFSTGIKGLIFIDDSSLDVSFIYPVPFITVSSVDGLNLLNYINNTKNPVANIHKSEEVFDSKAPLVASFSSRGPNTITPDILKPDISAPGIDILAAWSRVAPVSGIINDTRVVKYNIISGTSMACPHVTGAAAYVKSFHPNWSPAAIMSALMTTAKPMYPSAGQDELSYGAGQLNPVKAVDPGLVYDAGASDYVQMLCNSAYNETMIKMVTGDASSCSASSKGTARDLNYPSMALHVQSGKAFAAKFLRTVTNVGGARRCRYKAEVWAHHRLNVAVNPSKLKFSELKEKRQFSVSVSGGPLPGNSTAPATVIWSDGEHQVRSVMVVYTD from the exons ATGCTGGCTGGAGGCGGCGCTGGAGGTCGGCGATGCTGGATGGACGCAGCGCTAGAGGGAGGCGGCGCTGGATGTCAAGAGGCTAGTGCTTTTGTGCGGAGGCGGCGCTGGAGGTCGACACTGGAGATGGCGCTATACTTGCTGGAGGTCGGTGGTGGAGGGAGGCCGCAGGCGACGAGGGAGGCACGGGAGGGAAGCGGCgctggagggagggagggaggcgaCGCTGGAAGAG CATCTTCaaatgaagaaagaaag GTATATATTGTGTATATGGGAGCTCAACACTCATCTCAGTACCCAACCTATGAACTCCATCTTAATTTGCTTAAAGAAATTCTTGTGAACTG CTCGCCTAGTGAGTCTTTGGTGTATAGTTACCAGAGGAGTTTTAGTGGATTTGCTGCCAAACTTTCTATAGATGAGGCAGAAAAATTGAACG ACATGGAGGGAATAATTTCAGTGTTTCCTAGTAAAACCCTGAAGCTTCGCACGACGAGATCATGGGATTTCCTTAACTTCTCGCAGAGAGTAAACAGGAATCCTACACTGGAAAATGACATCATCATTGGAATGATTGATACCGGAATCTGGCCGGAATCTAAATCCTTCAGCGGTAAGGGATTGAGACCTCCACCGAGGAAATGGAAGGGTGCTTGCGTAAATATGACATGCAACAA taaaatcaTCGGGGCGCGTTATTACAATAGCTTAAGCGATTACATGTTGAGCGAGCCATCGCCACGCGACTTTCAAGGTCACGGGACTCACACAGCTTCCATCGCTGCCGGTCGAACAGTCTCCCACGCCAGCCTCTACGGCCTGGCCAAGGGTATGGCTAGGGGGGCCGTGCCGTCAGCGAAGCTCGCGGTGTACAAGGTGTGCTGGTGGTTCGGGTGCACCGATCAAGACATCTTGGCGGCATTTGACGATGCGATCTCCGACGGTGTCGACATCATCTCCCTGTCTGTCGCCCATGCCATCGCCGCGGATTACTTCCAGGACTCGATAGCGATTGGCGCCTTCCATGCCATGGCAAACGGGATTTTGACATCGACAGCCGCAGGAAATGCAGGGCCATACCGTGGCACGGTCAGCAACGTGGCACCGTGGACGTTGGTGGCGGCGGCGAGCAGCATCGATAGGCACATCATTGACAAGGTGGTCACCGGAAATCATGTGTCCACTTTG GGAGCTTCTGTGAACACGTTTGCGACAAAAAATAGGGATGATCATCCCTTGATCTACATGCAGGGAAATGCAACTATTTTACCAGG GGATTGCACTGCTTTGCCAGATATAAACATGGTGAAAGGGAAGATTGTTCTCTGCAAGTACTTCTATGACGAAATTTTTAGTACAGGCATTAAAGGATTGATATTTATAGATGACTCTTCACTTGACGTTTCCTTCATATACCCAGTTCCATTCATTACAGTCAGTTCCGTGGATGGGTTAAACCTTTTGAACTACATAAACAACACTAA AAATCCTGTGGCTAACATCCACAAAAGTGAAGAAGTTTTTGACTCCAAGGCTCCCCTGGTTGCTTCGTTCTCATCGAGAGGCCCAAACACCATCACCCCTGACATCCTGAAG CCTGATATAAGTGCTCCAGGAATTGACATTTTGGCCGCCTGGTCACGGGTTGCTCCAGTGTCAGGCATCATCAACGACACAAGGGTCGTAAAGTACAACATAATCTCGGGCACTTCCATGGCTTGCCCCCACGTAACCGGCGCCGCCGCCTACGTCAAGTCTTTCCACCCAAATTGGTCGCCGGCAGCCATCATGTCGGCGCTCATGACGACAG CCAAACCGATGTATCCTTCGGCCGGCCAAGACGAATTATCGTATGGAGCCGGGCAACTAAACCCGGTGAAGGCCGTCGACCCAGGTCTTGTCTATGACGCTGGTGCCAGTGACTACGTGCAAATGCTCTGTAACTCGGCCTACAACGAAACCATGATCAAGATGGTCACCGGCGACGCCAGTTCCTGCTCTGCCAGCAGCAAAGGAACGGCGAGGGATCTCAATTACCCTTCCATGGCCTTACATGTTCAGTCCGGCAAAGCCTTCGCCGCGAAGTTCTTGAGAACAGTGACCAACGTCGGCGGCGCCCGACGCTGCAGGTACAAGGCGGAGGTCTGGGCTCATCACAGACTTAATGTGGCAGTGAATCCTAGTAAGTTGAAGTTTTCGGAGTTGAAGGAGAAGAGACAGTTCAGTGTGTCGGTTTCAGGCGGGCCATTGCCAGGGAACTCGACGGCGCCGGCGACGGTCATTTGGTCGGACGGGGAGCATCAAGTGAGGAGTGTGATGGTTGTCTACACGGATTAG